TTCGGCCACGGGCAGGGCTGGGTGACCGCCGTGAAGGCGAGGTCGAACAGCTCCGGCTCGGTCGGCGTGAGCGCCAGGGCGTCGGTGACGGTGCGGGAGGTGGGCTGCTCCGGGGCGGTCACGGGCGGTCCATCCAGTCGCGCAGGGCCGCGTCGGCGACCTGCTCGAGGTTGACCACGATGTTGTCCGGGGTGCGGCACGTCATCCACGTCAGCGGCTTGTTGCGGTCGAGGTTGCACTCGACGTGCGGCATGAACGGCGGCACGAAGACCCAGTCGCCCTCCTCCATGTCGACGTAGTCCTCGTAGCGCTCGCCGAAGTAGATCCGCGCGCGGCCGCGGAGCACGAAGCCGCCCGTCTCCGCCTCGCCGTGGTGGTGGGGCACCGAGCGGAAGCCGGCCTCGTTGCTGACCTGGCCGTACCAGATCTTCGTGGCCGGGGTGTGCTGCGGGCTGACCCCGGAGATGCGGTGGGCGCCCTCGGACTGGCCGGTGCGGCCGGTCTCCAGACCGCCGCGGGTGACGACCGGTACGACGAGCCCCGAGGGGCCCGCGTACATCGAGTTGTCGCCCTCGAGCACGTGGTCGGCGTGGGGGTCGATGTGCATCGTTCTCCTCGGTTCTCGTCGGGTGTTCGTCCGGTGGGGGTGGGTGGATCAGGAGTCGGTGAGGCGGACCGTGTTGCGCAGGACCCCGATGCCCTCGACCTCGGTCTCGACGACGTCGCCGTCGGCGAGGTACCAGGCCGGGTCGCGGGTCATGCCGATGCCGCCCGGGGTGCCGGTCAGCACCACGTCGCCGGGGCGGAGCACCGTGAAGGTCGAGATGTAGGCGAGCAGGTCGACCGCGTCGAAGACGAGCGTCGCCGTGCTGTCACGCTGCACCTCGACCCCGTTGACGCGGCAGCTGATGGCGAGGCCGGCCGCCGGGTCGACCTCGTCGGGAGTGACGACGACGGGGCCGAGCGGGGTGGTGGCGTCCCAGGCCTTGCCCTGGAACCACTCGAGCGTGCGGCGCTGCCAGTCGCGCACCGACACGTCGTTGGCGACGGTGTAGCCGAGCACCGCGGCGGCGGCCTCGTCCCGGCCCGCCCGGCGCAGGGGGGCGCCGACGACCACGGCGAGCTCGGCCTCCCAGTCGGCCTGGACGCCCGCGGGCAGCACCACGTCGTCGGTCGGGCCGACGAGGGTGTCGGCGTACTTCGGGAAGAGCGTCGGGAACCGCGGGCGCTCGCGGCCGGTCTCGGCGATGTGGTCGCCGTAGTTGAGGCCGCAGCAGATCACCTTGGTGGGCGCCGGGAGCGGGTTGACCGGTACGGCCCCCGCGATCGCGACGCCGACGGGCGGGGTGCTGCCCGTGCCCAGCGCCCCCGAGGCGAGCAGCGCGGAGAGGTCCCCCTCTCCCAGCGCGTGCCAGGACCCGTCACGCTGCACCGCGGCGCGCGGCCGGTCGGGCCGGGTCGGGTCGATCACGGTGGCGTAACGCATGTCGCTCTCCTGGCGGACGTCGTGAACTCGATATAGCGAGATTTGCACGACCGTCGCCAAACGTCAATAGATCGTCTAGGGTCGATCTCGACCGCACGACGACGCCGCGTCCGCCGCGGCCCACCACGAGGAGGACCCATGTCCAGCAGCAGCCCCGTCGCGATCAACCCCGCGTCGCTCCCGGCCCCGAGCGGCTACTCCCACGGCACGCTCGCGGGCAACACGCTCTACCTGGGCGGGCAGACGGCGCTGGACAAGGACATGCGGATCGTCCCGGGCGGCATCGTCGAGCAGTTCCGCCAGGCGTTCTCCAACGTGCTGACGACGTTGGCGGAGGCCGGCGGCGAGCCGGGCGACCTGGTGAGCATCACGATCTTCCTCACCGACATCCCCGACTACCAGGCGCACGGCCGCGAGATCGGGGCCGTGTGGCGCGAGCTCGCCGGGCCGGTCTACCCCGCCATGGCGGGCATCGGCACCACCGCGCTCTGGCAGCCGGAGGCCCTCATCGAGATCCTCGGCGTGGCCGTCATCCCCGACGAGCGCCTGCGGGTGCCGCAGGCCTGAGAGCGAGCGGTCAGGCCCGGCTGGTCCGGTCCACGGCGGTCCGGTCCACCGCGGTCCGGTCCACCGCGGTCCGGTCCACGGCGAAGTCGTGGGCCGGGCCGGCGAGCAGACGGCGCAGCTCGAAGAAGGTGTCCGCGGCCCGCGTGCCGCTCCAGCCCTCCGGCAGGAGGTCGGCGGGCAGGCCGGGGTCGAGGTAGGGGAACCGCCGCCACGCCGTCAGTGCGCGGACGTAGTCGGCGAAGGCGGTGCCGTCGGCCCCCGACGGCTCCCCCGCCGCCTGCCACCGCTCCAGGACGGGTGCCTGCGCGGCGAGGAAGTCGCGGTAGAGCCCGTCGAGCGCCCCGAGGTCCCACCAGCGCGCGACCTTGTCGCCGGTCGCACCGAACCCCAGGTGGTCGGCCCGGAACAGGTCCACGTAGGTGTCGAGCCCCTCGGCGGCGAGCACCTCACGGGTGTCGTCGACGAGGTGACCGGGGGCGATCCACACCCCGGCCGTCACCGTGCCGAAGCCGAGCCACGTCAGCCGGGCCCGCAGCGCGTGCCGCTTCTGCCGCTCCGACTCGGGCACCGAGAAGACGGCCACCACCCAGTCGACGTCGTCGTTCGCCGGACGGGCGAAGATGCGGCGGTCGCCCGCCCCGAGCACGTCGCGCGCGTAGGGCGACAGCGCGTAGCCCGCCGCGCTCCCCCGCCGCTCGCTCACGAGGATGCCGCGACGCTTCAGCCGCGAGACCGACGAGCGCACGGCCTGCGCGTCGACGCCGAGCTCGGCCATCAGCAGGATGAGGTCGCTGACGCTCATCCAGCCGCCGAGCTCCCGGGCGTAGAGACCGTAGATCGTGACGATGAGCGAGCGCGGCGGCGCGTCCGCCCCCGGGGACACGGTGCCCCCCTGCTCGTCGTCGATCACGCGGTCGAACCTACCGCGCTGCCGCCCCTCCTCCCCTCCCCTCCCGAGTCGTGGTGCGAGGCCGTCACCTCTCGCAGGGCTCACACCACGACCCGGGGAGCTGGAACGTCGCATCCGTCTCTCGCGCAACTCCTGACACGGGCGTCACCGCGACGTACGCTCGAGCGGTGAGCGAGCAGACCGTCCCCACCGGGCCCACCGACCAGCCGGCCGCGACGCGGCGCACCCTGCTGCGGCTGCCCGCCGTGGCCGTCGGTGGCGCGGCAGTCGCGTCCACGACGGGCCTCCTGCCGGGGCTCGCCGCGCCCGCGTCCGCGGACTCCACGCGCCAGATCATGTGGCGCGCGTGGGAGGGCTCCCGCCTGCTGCGCAACGGCACCTTCGACCGCACGGCGCTCGACTCCTCGGGCCGCCTCGTCATCGCCAAGCCGCGCCTGACGACGACGCTCAACGGCAAGACCTACGAGGGCGGCGCGTGGCACTCGCCGTGGGTCTCCGAGGGCTTCGGCTTCACCCAGCTCATCGCCTCCTGGAAGGCGACGACGCCGGGCGACACGTTCATCGACGTGCACGTCCGCGGCCGCGACGGCTCCGGACGCACGACCAGCTGGGACACGCTCGCGCGCTGGGCCGCGTGGGACAACCGCGTGAAGCGCACCAGCTCGGGCCGCCAGACCGACGACCTCGCGTTCGTCGACGTCGACACCTGGAAGACGCACAGCGCGACGGGGCTGCGGCAGTACCAGCTGCAGGTCGTGCTCTACCGCGCCCGCGGCATCGCCGGCACCCCCACGGTCAGCTCCATCGGCGCCATGACCTCCCGCGTGCCCACCACCTTCACGCGCGCCTCCGCACCCCGCGGGATCACCAAGACGCTCAACGTGCCGCAGTACTCCCAGATGGTCCACTCGGGGCACTACCCGCAGTACGGCGCCGGCGGCGAGGCCTGGTGCTCCCCGACGTCGGTCGCGATGGTGCTGGGCTACTACAACGCGCTCCCCCCGGCGAACGAGCGCGCCTGGGTGCCGGCCGGGCACCCCGACCCGTGGGTCGACCACGTCGCGCGGAACGTGTACGACAACGCGTACAAGGGCTGCGGGAACTGGCCGTTCAACACGGCCTACGCCAACCAGCGCGTGCCGCACGCCTTCGTGACCCGGCTGCGCGACCTGCGGGAGGCCGAGGAGTTCATCGCCTACGGCATCCCGCTCATCGCGTCGGTCAGCTTCGCCCGCGGCGAGCTCGACGGCGCCCCGATCAGCGCGACCAACGGCCACCTGCTCGTCATCGTGGGCTTCACGCCCGAGGGCGACGTCGTCGTCAACGATCCCGCCGCGTCGAAGAACTCCGGCGTGCGGCGCGTCTACCAGCGGGCGCAGTTCGAGCGAGCGTGGCTGCCGCGCTCGGGCGGGCTGGTCTACGTGATCCGCGACGCCGCCCACCCGGTGCCGCCCCGGGGCACGCGCCGCAACTGGTGAGCACCGGGGTGACCGGGCCCTGAGGCTCAGCCCTCGTCGTCGGCGTCCGCGTCGACGGTGAGCGTGACCTCGTGGAGCCCCGTGGCGCCGGC
This Nocardioides alkalitolerans DNA region includes the following protein-coding sequences:
- a CDS encoding cupin domain-containing protein, with amino-acid sequence MHIDPHADHVLEGDNSMYAGPSGLVVPVVTRGGLETGRTGQSEGAHRISGVSPQHTPATKIWYGQVSNEAGFRSVPHHHGEAETGGFVLRGRARIYFGERYEDYVDMEEGDWVFVPPFMPHVECNLDRNKPLTWMTCRTPDNIVVNLEQVADAALRDWMDRP
- a CDS encoding RidA family protein — its product is MSSSSPVAINPASLPAPSGYSHGTLAGNTLYLGGQTALDKDMRIVPGGIVEQFRQAFSNVLTTLAEAGGEPGDLVSITIFLTDIPDYQAHGREIGAVWRELAGPVYPAMAGIGTTALWQPEALIEILGVAVIPDERLRVPQA
- a CDS encoding fumarylacetoacetate hydrolase family protein; translation: MRYATVIDPTRPDRPRAAVQRDGSWHALGEGDLSALLASGALGTGSTPPVGVAIAGAVPVNPLPAPTKVICCGLNYGDHIAETGRERPRFPTLFPKYADTLVGPTDDVVLPAGVQADWEAELAVVVGAPLRRAGRDEAAAAVLGYTVANDVSVRDWQRRTLEWFQGKAWDATTPLGPVVVTPDEVDPAAGLAISCRVNGVEVQRDSTATLVFDAVDLLAYISTFTVLRPGDVVLTGTPGGIGMTRDPAWYLADGDVVETEVEGIGVLRNTVRLTDS
- a CDS encoding C39 family peptidase; translation: MSEQTVPTGPTDQPAATRRTLLRLPAVAVGGAAVASTTGLLPGLAAPASADSTRQIMWRAWEGSRLLRNGTFDRTALDSSGRLVIAKPRLTTTLNGKTYEGGAWHSPWVSEGFGFTQLIASWKATTPGDTFIDVHVRGRDGSGRTTSWDTLARWAAWDNRVKRTSSGRQTDDLAFVDVDTWKTHSATGLRQYQLQVVLYRARGIAGTPTVSSIGAMTSRVPTTFTRASAPRGITKTLNVPQYSQMVHSGHYPQYGAGGEAWCSPTSVAMVLGYYNALPPANERAWVPAGHPDPWVDHVARNVYDNAYKGCGNWPFNTAYANQRVPHAFVTRLRDLREAEEFIAYGIPLIASVSFARGELDGAPISATNGHLLVIVGFTPEGDVVVNDPAASKNSGVRRVYQRAQFERAWLPRSGGLVYVIRDAAHPVPPRGTRRNW
- a CDS encoding PaaX family transcriptional regulator C-terminal domain-containing protein translates to MIDDEQGGTVSPGADAPPRSLIVTIYGLYARELGGWMSVSDLILLMAELGVDAQAVRSSVSRLKRRGILVSERRGSAAGYALSPYARDVLGAGDRRIFARPANDDVDWVVAVFSVPESERQKRHALRARLTWLGFGTVTAGVWIAPGHLVDDTREVLAAEGLDTYVDLFRADHLGFGATGDKVARWWDLGALDGLYRDFLAAQAPVLERWQAAGEPSGADGTAFADYVRALTAWRRFPYLDPGLPADLLPEGWSGTRAADTFFELRRLLAGPAHDFAVDRTAVDRTAVDRTAVDRTSRA